The following are encoded together in the Brassica napus cultivar Da-Ae chromosome A9, Da-Ae, whole genome shotgun sequence genome:
- the LOC106362474 gene encoding probable pectinesterase/pectinesterase inhibitor 40: protein MIHLRKVPKYIVTLSLLLPVALLLIFLSTVVSSHSPTLHKTQHLTSSGNTTDLLVATLNQTISKVNLSSSNFSELQTSLGSNLTHRDRCAFGDCLELLDDTVLDLIAAVSELQSPYPVFNSVSMLLSAAMTNTRTCLDGFASSDDDEDENTYGNSKTYGLAESMRESLYNISRHVRESLAMLENIPGKLENDVGFPTWVDRKLLQDPTDETKIDLVVSRNGTGNFTTIGEAVSAAPNLSETRFVIYIKCGVYFENIEIPREKTTIMFLGDGIGQTVIKANRSGADGWTAFNSATVGVRGSGFIAKDISFVNDAGPTKHQAVALRSGSDLSAFYRCSFESYQDTIYVHSHKQFYRECNIYGTVDFIFGDAAAVFQNCSLYARRPNPNQRITYTAQGREDPRQPTGISIINCKILAAPDLVPVKTDFKAYLGRPWQLYSRTVIIKSFIDDLVDPAGWLQWKDDFALDTLYYGEYMNEGPGSNMTNRVKWPGFKRIETAVEATQFTVGPFIDGNKWLNSTGIPFTLDL from the exons atgattcatcTAAGAAAAGTGCCAAAATACATTGTAACTCTCAGCTTATTACTACCAGTTGCCTTGCTCCTAATATTCTTATCAACCGTCGTTTCATCTCATTCACCAACCCTCCACAAAACGCAGCATCTTACATCCTCCGGTAACACCACCGACCTCCTCGTCGCCACTTTAAATCAAACCATCTCCAAGGTCAATCTTTCTTCCTCAAACTTCTCCGAGCTCCAAACGAGTCTCGGCTCAAACCTAACACATCGCGACCGTTGCGCGTTTGGTGACTGTCTCGAGCTACTCGATGACACCGTCTTAGATCTTATCGCCGCTGTCTCGGAGCTCCAGTCTCCTTACCCGGTGTTCAACAGCGTCAGTATGTTGCTCAGCGCCGCTATGACGAATACACGAACGTGTCTTGATGGCTTTGCTTCTAGCGACGACGACGAGGACGAGAATACTTATGGCAATAGTAAAACGTATGGACTTGCTGAGAGCATGAGGGAGAGTCTTTACAATATCTCTAGACATGTCAGGGAATCACTAGCTATGCTTGAGAATATTCCGGGGAAATTAGAGAATGATGTTGGGTTTCCGACGTGGGTCGACCGGAAACTCCTTCAGGATCCGACAGATGAGACTAAGATTGATCTGGTGGTGTCTCGAAATGGTACTGGAAACTTCACAACCATTGGAGAGGCCGTGTCGGCCGCTCCCAACTTGAGCGAGACCAG aTTTGTGATATATATAAAGTGTGGAGTATATTTCGAAAACATTGAAATACCGAGGGAGAAAACGACGATAATGTTCCTCGGAGACGGAATCGGACAGACAGTAATAAAAGCTAACCGCAGCGGCGCAGATGGATGGACAGCATTTAACTCTGCTACTGTGG GCGTAAGAGGTAGTGGTTTCATAGCTAAGGACATATCATTCGTGAACGATGCTGGACCGACCAAGCACCAGGCTGTGGCGTTGCGTAGCGGGTCTGACCTCTCTGCTTTCTACCGATGCAGCTTTGAAAGTTACCAAGACACCATTTACGTCCACTCACACAAACAGTTCTATAGAGAATGCAATATATATGGCACGGTCGATTTCATATTTGGTGACGCAGCGGCTGTGTTCCAGAACTGTAGTCTCTATGCTCGTAGGCCAAACCCTAACCAGAGAATCACATATACTGCTCAAGGTCGAGAAGATCCTCGTCAACCCACGGGTATTTCTATAATAAACTGCAAGATCTTGGCTGCTCCCGATTTGGTCCCTGTGAAGACTGACTTCAAAGCATACTTAGGTCGTCCATGGCAATTATATTCTAGAACGGTTATTATAAAATCGTTTATTGATGATTTGGTTGATCCTGCTGGATGGTTGCAATGGAAAGACGATTTTGCTCTTGACACTTTATATTATGGAGAGTATATGAATGAAGGCCCCGGTTCGAACATGACAAACCGGGTCAAATGGCCCGGTTTTAAGCGTATCGAAACCGCAGTGGAAGCAACTCAGTTCACTGTCGGTCCGTTTATTGATGGTAACAAATGGCTTAACTCTACAGGAATTCCTTTTACTCTTGATCTCTAA